Proteins from a genomic interval of Flavobacteriales bacterium:
- a CDS encoding cysteine desulfurase — protein sequence MDINRIREDFPILRQKVHGKPLVYFDNAASAQKPKQVVDAISQYYNAEHSNIHRGVHYLSAHATERFEEARQKVQRHIGAVYTHEVIFTKGTTESINLVASTFGRMVVGKGDEVLISTLEHHSNIVPWQMLCEEKGAKLKVIPIHDNGELDMDAFTGMLNEKVKIVAVNHVSNALGTINPIKEIIRQAHLQNIPVLVDGAQAAPHMTIDVKELDCDFYALSSHKMYGPTGVGILYGKEKWLDAMPPYQGGGEMISTVTFEKTTYNELPFKFEAGTPHISGGIALGVTVDYLNNIGMDNIAAVENELLIYATEKMQAIDGLRIIGTAKEKAAVISFVVGDTHPYDTGTILDQLGVAIRTGHHCTEPLMQRLGLPGTARASFAFYNTKEEVDVLINGILKSKEMLG from the coding sequence ATCGATATCAACCGGATACGGGAAGATTTTCCGATCCTCCGGCAAAAGGTGCATGGAAAACCTTTGGTATATTTTGACAATGCCGCTTCCGCCCAGAAACCCAAACAGGTGGTGGATGCGATCTCCCAATATTACAATGCCGAGCACAGCAACATCCACCGGGGTGTACACTATCTGAGTGCGCATGCAACGGAGCGGTTTGAAGAAGCCCGACAAAAAGTGCAACGCCACATCGGTGCGGTCTACACCCATGAAGTGATCTTCACCAAAGGCACCACGGAATCCATCAACCTGGTGGCATCAACCTTCGGCCGCATGGTCGTAGGCAAGGGAGATGAAGTACTGATCTCTACCCTGGAACATCATTCGAACATTGTGCCCTGGCAGATGTTGTGTGAAGAAAAAGGAGCGAAACTTAAGGTCATTCCTATCCACGACAATGGCGAACTGGACATGGATGCATTCACCGGCATGCTGAATGAAAAGGTGAAGATCGTGGCCGTGAATCATGTGTCAAATGCGCTCGGCACCATCAACCCGATCAAAGAGATCATACGCCAGGCTCACTTGCAAAACATTCCCGTATTGGTGGATGGTGCACAGGCAGCACCGCATATGACCATCGATGTGAAGGAATTGGATTGTGATTTTTATGCACTTTCCTCGCATAAAATGTATGGTCCTACCGGCGTAGGAATACTCTATGGAAAAGAAAAGTGGCTGGATGCCATGCCCCCATACCAGGGAGGCGGTGAGATGATCAGCACCGTGACTTTTGAAAAGACGACCTACAACGAACTCCCCTTCAAATTCGAGGCCGGGACGCCACACATTTCAGGCGGCATAGCCCTGGGTGTGACGGTGGACTATCTCAACAACATCGGCATGGATAACATCGCCGCCGTGGAGAATGAATTACTGATCTATGCCACCGAAAAAATGCAGGCCATCGACGGACTCCGGATCATCGGAACCGCAAAAGAAAAAGCTGCTGTGATCTCATTCGTGGTTGGTGATACGCATCCGTATGATACCGGGACAATCCTGGATCAACTGGGCGTAGCGATCCGCACCGGACATCATTGCACCGAGCCACTCATGCAAAGACTGGGACTTCCAGGTACGGCACGCGCATCCTTCGCTTTCTACAACACCAAGGAAGAGGTGGATGTGCTGATCAACGGAATTTTGAAATCCAAAGAGATGTTGGGATAG
- a CDS encoding SufE family protein — MASIENITEEIVEEFGFFEDWMDKYEHIISLGKSLPPLDEANRKDDFLVKGCQSRVWLVPRFEDGLVYFDADSDAIITKGLVALMVRALSGQTPADIVAANLSFVDQIGLKEHLSPTRSNGLVSMIKQMKMAALAYSAKSI, encoded by the coding sequence ATGGCCTCCATTGAAAATATCACGGAAGAGATTGTAGAGGAATTCGGTTTTTTTGAAGACTGGATGGATAAATATGAGCACATCATCTCCCTTGGAAAATCACTGCCACCACTCGATGAAGCGAACCGGAAAGATGATTTCCTGGTGAAAGGTTGCCAGTCACGTGTATGGCTTGTTCCGAGATTTGAAGATGGATTGGTATACTTTGATGCCGACAGCGACGCGATCATCACCAAAGGCCTCGTTGCGCTGATGGTTCGTGCATTATCCGGACAGACTCCCGCAGATATTGTAGCCGCCAACCTCAGCTTTGTGGATCAGATCGGCTTGAAGGAGCACTTATCACCCACCCGCTCAAACGGACTGGTTTCAATGATCAAGCAAATGAAAATGGCGGCGCTGGCCTACTCGGCCAAATCTATATAA
- a CDS encoding four helix bundle protein, producing the protein MATINRFEDIEAWQHAERLEREIFKLTLEGEFAKDFSLKDQIRRSTGSVMDNIAEGFERNGNKELILFLSYAKGSIGEVRSQLHRARNRKYITEDVYEKLYEECLSISKMIMAFINYLNRSDIKGAKYKVQDVEIQR; encoded by the coding sequence ATGGCAACGATTAACCGTTTTGAAGATATTGAAGCCTGGCAGCACGCAGAAAGGCTGGAAAGGGAAATATTCAAGTTAACGCTGGAAGGCGAATTTGCTAAGGATTTTTCTTTAAAGGATCAGATAAGGCGATCCACTGGTTCAGTAATGGACAATATTGCAGAAGGATTTGAACGAAACGGCAACAAAGAACTTATTCTATTCCTTAGTTATGCCAAGGGTTCCATTGGAGAGGTCAGATCGCAATTACATCGGGCAAGAAACAGAAAATACATCACCGAGGATGTGTACGAAAAACTATACGAAGAATGTCTTTCGATCAGCAAAATGATCATGGCCTTCATTAATTATTTAAACAGATCAGATATCAAGGGTGCAAAATACAAGGTCCAGGATGTTGAAATACAACGGTGA
- the sufD gene encoding Fe-S cluster assembly protein SufD has protein sequence MMDTTQKHTAPQQAFVDSIASRTQPLEPMNRLGKEAREALTSLSFPSRKTEAWKYTPVNSLLKLSMPETTATSGIPTNITLPQTDGYLWVTVNGQPVAEASSLPENTNVFIGLLSEAHDRFPDLVNAHLGTIAEQKHDIFTALNGSAAADGLAVILPVSETMDKPLRIIHITTDGAWDFPRLLVIAGKNSEASVEVRFMGEDKSTFTNAVTEVFAEEDARVNVSFVEEGNGNTIQQTWVSQQSKSNCGVHTLTVNGRLVRNNLTMLLNGEHCESALNGLYITRDDMHVDNHTLVDHRQPNCMSDEMYKGILGGKSTGVFNGKVYVRPHAQKTNAFQSNRNILLSEDARVNSKPELEIYADDVKCSHGSTTGRLDNEALFYLRSRGLSTSSATKLLLQAFGEEVLERIPDHDLNELARNYLQKI, from the coding sequence ATGATGGATACCACTCAAAAACATACGGCGCCACAGCAAGCATTTGTAGACAGCATTGCAAGCAGGACGCAACCACTGGAACCCATGAACCGGTTGGGTAAGGAGGCGCGTGAGGCTTTGACTTCACTCTCTTTCCCAAGCAGAAAAACGGAAGCATGGAAGTATACGCCGGTGAACAGTCTGCTCAAATTGAGCATGCCGGAAACCACCGCTACATCAGGCATTCCCACCAACATCACCCTGCCTCAGACAGATGGTTACCTATGGGTCACGGTGAACGGACAACCTGTCGCCGAAGCCTCTTCATTGCCTGAAAATACAAACGTATTCATCGGTCTGTTGTCAGAAGCGCATGACCGCTTTCCCGACCTGGTGAACGCTCACCTCGGAACCATCGCAGAACAAAAGCACGACATCTTTACCGCGCTCAACGGCAGCGCAGCCGCGGATGGTCTCGCCGTGATATTACCCGTTAGCGAAACAATGGATAAACCGCTGCGCATCATCCACATCACCACCGATGGTGCATGGGATTTTCCACGCCTGCTTGTGATTGCCGGAAAAAACAGTGAAGCATCCGTTGAGGTCAGGTTCATGGGAGAAGACAAGTCTACCTTCACCAATGCGGTGACCGAAGTTTTTGCAGAAGAAGATGCACGCGTGAATGTCAGCTTTGTGGAAGAAGGCAACGGAAACACCATTCAGCAAACCTGGGTATCCCAGCAGTCGAAAAGCAATTGCGGGGTACATACCCTCACCGTGAATGGCCGGCTCGTAAGGAACAACCTCACCATGCTGTTGAACGGCGAACATTGTGAAAGCGCCTTGAACGGCCTGTACATTACGCGTGATGACATGCATGTAGACAATCACACCCTCGTGGATCACCGTCAGCCGAATTGCATGAGTGATGAAATGTACAAAGGCATCCTCGGCGGAAAATCCACCGGAGTTTTCAATGGCAAAGTCTATGTTCGTCCGCATGCCCAGAAGACAAACGCCTTCCAGTCTAACCGCAACATATTGCTGAGCGAGGATGCGCGTGTGAACTCAAAACCCGAACTGGAGATCTATGCCGACGATGTGAAGTGCAGCCACGGTTCTACCACCGGCCGCCTGGACAACGAAGCATTGTTTTACCTGAGATCACGTGGACTCAGCACGTCCAGCGCCACAAAATTATTACTGCAGGCATTCGGAGAGGAAGTGCTGGAGCGCATTCCCGACCACGACCTCAACGAACTTGCACGAAACTATCTGCAAAAGATCTGA
- a CDS encoding DUF2480 family protein, whose amino-acid sequence MAEEIVNRVANSGLININMDDLLPSGERVVLDLAPVLFQGMMLREKDLREFVAGHDWSQYQNKHVAVTCSEDAIIPAWAFMLVAVSLTPFARTIVFGNEKNLISELFDQAIRQLDVTEYADKRILVHGCGKVEVPASAFVALSVKLQPLVKALMFGEACSTVPLYKKMS is encoded by the coding sequence ATGGCCGAAGAGATTGTCAACCGGGTGGCCAACAGCGGCCTCATCAACATCAATATGGATGACCTGTTGCCATCAGGAGAACGCGTGGTGCTGGACCTCGCACCGGTGTTGTTTCAGGGCATGATGCTTCGGGAAAAGGACCTCCGTGAATTTGTGGCCGGTCATGACTGGTCACAGTATCAAAATAAACATGTTGCCGTGACCTGCTCGGAAGATGCTATCATACCCGCCTGGGCATTCATGCTGGTGGCTGTATCCCTGACCCCATTTGCACGTACGATTGTATTCGGAAATGAAAAAAATCTGATCTCTGAATTGTTTGATCAGGCCATCCGTCAACTGGATGTGACAGAATATGCGGACAAGCGGATTCTGGTTCATGGGTGTGGCAAGGTGGAAGTACCCGCTTCCGCATTCGTCGCCCTCTCAGTAAAACTTCAACCTTTGGTGAAAGCCCTCATGTTCGGAGAAGCATGTTCGACGGTCCCGTTGTACAAGAAAATGTCCTGA
- a CDS encoding DUF59 domain-containing protein — MKLEKDLLEKLVIEMIKTCHDPEIPVDIWELGLIYNIEIDDDSNVKVTMTLTSPSCPVAETLPVEVENKIKGMSEVKDAKVEITFEPPWTKDMMSEEAQFELGFM; from the coding sequence ATGAAACTGGAAAAAGACCTCCTGGAAAAGCTGGTGATCGAAATGATCAAGACCTGCCATGATCCGGAAATACCTGTGGATATTTGGGAACTAGGCCTGATCTACAACATCGAGATCGACGATGACTCCAATGTGAAAGTCACCATGACCCTTACCTCCCCCAGCTGTCCGGTTGCGGAAACGCTACCTGTGGAAGTGGAGAACAAGATCAAAGGTATGTCGGAAGTGAAAGACGCGAAGGTGGAGATCACTTTTGAACCGCCGTGGACAAAGGACATGATGTCTGAAGAAGCCCAGTTCGAACTTGGATTTATGTAA
- the sufC gene encoding Fe-S cluster assembly ATPase SufC — translation MLTIKNLRASINGKEILKGLDLQVKAGEVHAIMGPNGSGKSTLSSVLAGREDYEVTADELNFLGKDILEMSAEDRAREGLFLAFQYPVEIPGVSNVNFLKTAINEIREYHGQEPIEAKEFLSRLKEKQKLVELDANLASRSVNEGFSGGEKKRNEIFQMAMLEPKLAILDETDSGLDIDALRIVSNGVNKLKSKDNAVVVITHYQRLLDYIVPDVVHVLYNGRIVKTGGKELALELEEKGYDWIKEIPSEANAS, via the coding sequence ATGCTTACAATTAAAAATTTACGCGCTTCCATCAACGGCAAAGAGATCCTTAAAGGACTGGATCTGCAAGTGAAGGCCGGTGAAGTACATGCCATCATGGGGCCCAACGGTTCGGGAAAAAGTACGTTGTCATCCGTACTGGCGGGACGGGAAGATTATGAAGTGACCGCCGATGAACTCAACTTCCTCGGAAAAGACATCCTGGAGATGAGTGCGGAAGACCGTGCACGCGAAGGTCTCTTTCTCGCCTTCCAGTATCCTGTGGAAATTCCAGGTGTAAGCAATGTGAACTTCCTGAAAACCGCCATCAACGAGATACGCGAATACCACGGACAGGAGCCGATCGAAGCAAAGGAATTCCTGAGTCGCCTGAAAGAAAAGCAAAAGCTGGTGGAACTGGATGCCAACCTGGCAAGTCGTTCCGTGAATGAAGGTTTTTCCGGTGGAGAAAAGAAGCGCAATGAGATCTTTCAAATGGCCATGCTGGAACCCAAACTGGCCATTCTCGATGAAACCGACTCAGGCCTTGATATCGATGCCCTGCGCATTGTTTCCAATGGCGTGAACAAACTCAAAAGCAAGGACAATGCCGTGGTGGTGATCACCCACTACCAGCGACTGCTGGATTACATCGTGCCGGATGTGGTGCATGTGTTGTATAACGGACGCATCGTGAAGACCGGCGGCAAAGAACTTGCCCTGGAACTCGAAGAAAAGGGATACGACTGGATCAAAGAGATCCCATCCGAAGCCAACGCATCATGA